From Epinephelus lanceolatus isolate andai-2023 chromosome 12, ASM4190304v1, whole genome shotgun sequence, the proteins below share one genomic window:
- the tmem53 gene encoding transmembrane protein 53 has protein sequence MADDEIDYNIVFPDAGTSERHWQGTKEPVVILLGWAGCKDKHLSKYSSIYNEQGCVTIRYTAPLKTVFISESFGYKELSSTALKLLEILYDYEVENSPVFFHIFSNGGFMLYRYIIELLYNDKQFSSLCVIGAVVDSAPGVGNVPGALRALGATLGPKISPVLRYVLLALFAVTVFLLRIVLYPLTKYIHKNHYDAVLERPPAWPHIYLYSRADQVIRHRDIEHFVETLKQKGVTVDSFDFISSPHVGHFRDFPEQYALKCRDFLVACMKDLEGTEIKKRQRIQNQ, from the exons ATGGCAGACGATGAAATAGACTACAATATCGTGTTTCCAGATGCGGGGACATCGG AGAGGCACTGGCAGGGGACAAAGGAGCCAGTTGTGATCCTGTTGGGCTGGGCTGGATGCAAAGACAAACACCTCTCCAAGTACAGCTCCATCTACAATGAACAG GGATGTGTCACCATACGCTACACAGCTCCCTTGAAGACAGTCTTCATCTCTGAGTCGTTTGGCTACAAGGAGCTGAGCAGTACAGCCCTTAAATTGCTGGAGATCCTCTATGATTACGAGGTGGAGAACAGTCCTGTTTTCTTTCACATATTCAGTAATGGTGGCTTCATGCTGTACCGTTACATCATAGAGTTGTTGTACAATGATAAACAGTTCAGTTCCTTGTGTGTGATTGGGGCCGTAGTGGACAGTGCTCCAGGTGTTGGGAATGTTCCTGGGGCTCTGCGTGCACTGGGGGCCACCCTGGGGCCCAAAATAAGTCCTGTTTTAAGGTACGTTCTCTTAGCCCTTTTCGCAGTGACTGTTTTCCTGTTGCGAATCGTGCTGTACCCATTGACCAAGTATATCCACAAGAACCACTATGACGCAGTGCTGGAGAGGCCACCCGCCTGGCCTCATATCTACCTGTACTCCAGAGCCGACCAGGTGATCAGGCACAGGGACATCGAGCACTTTGTGGAGACACTGAAGCAGAAAGGCGTCACGGTGGacagttttgattttatttccagTCCCCACGTCGGTCATTTCCGGGATTTTCCTGAGCAGTATGCTCTTAAGTGCCGTGATTTCCTGGTCGCTTGCATGAAGGACTTGGAAGGGACTGAGATAAAGAAGAGACAGAGGATTCAGAATCAATGA